The following proteins are encoded in a genomic region of Lachnospiraceae bacterium KM106-2:
- a CDS encoding sugar transporter, producing MSTRKHDLSNTVPLKTKIWLSSADGIVATLAGLITGGGLTYYFTKWMGLKASYVSIAWLIFGIWNAVNDPLFGYLSDRTKSNLGRRIPYIRYGAPLYALAFIISWIAFPWVGNQWAMFFQMLISLFLFDALYTAIATSLYVMPYEITVDNQARGSIFIWKVFFSIISLGAPLILMPLIQPEPGESATTFRLIMTCIGIVAGIYVYVSTFFYQENNYVKEEAQPPMLKAIVDCFKNRPFLIFEIISFTVIYIQTALMQGVLYYFAEFNIPMTYCYGALLIGAILGLLFWIRHQEQLGVNRCIFLMCLIFSCGCLLMAFFGNYLLIACIGFFATGIGFSGGMYLVPLMNGDVIDYDELHTGLRREGIYAGVNSFITKPAISLAQSAFLTIITALGYIQNAKQGTQSPAAKSGLLIGWMLIPAILLFICSICMMAYPLKGDDWKGKKEQLKKSHAKKEALYTSNNNLNSKNE from the coding sequence ATGAGTACAAGAAAGCATGATTTATCCAATACGGTTCCACTAAAAACAAAGATCTGGCTATCTAGTGCAGATGGCATCGTCGCTACACTGGCTGGTCTGATCACCGGAGGCGGTCTTACCTATTATTTCACGAAATGGATGGGACTAAAAGCCTCTTATGTATCGATTGCATGGCTCATCTTCGGTATCTGGAATGCTGTCAATGACCCTCTGTTTGGTTATTTATCCGATCGTACCAAATCCAATTTAGGAAGACGAATTCCTTACATTCGATATGGAGCACCGCTATATGCTCTTGCTTTCATCATCAGCTGGATTGCTTTCCCATGGGTAGGTAACCAATGGGCGATGTTCTTTCAGATGCTAATCTCTCTCTTCTTATTCGATGCGCTTTATACCGCGATTGCAACTTCACTCTATGTGATGCCCTATGAGATCACCGTCGATAATCAAGCACGTGGTTCAATCTTCATTTGGAAAGTGTTCTTTAGTATCATCTCCTTAGGTGCCCCTCTTATATTAATGCCTCTAATTCAACCTGAGCCAGGCGAAAGTGCCACTACGTTTCGTCTCATCATGACTTGTATTGGTATTGTAGCTGGAATCTATGTTTATGTCAGCACTTTCTTCTATCAAGAAAACAATTATGTGAAAGAGGAAGCGCAGCCTCCAATGCTCAAAGCCATTGTGGACTGCTTTAAAAATCGTCCTTTTCTCATCTTTGAGATCATTAGTTTTACCGTCATCTACATACAGACTGCTCTCATGCAGGGTGTTCTTTATTATTTTGCAGAATTTAATATCCCGATGACTTACTGCTATGGAGCTTTACTAATTGGAGCCATTCTCGGCTTGCTCTTTTGGATCCGTCATCAAGAACAACTAGGAGTCAATCGATGCATCTTCCTTATGTGTCTCATTTTCTCCTGTGGATGCTTACTGATGGCCTTCTTTGGCAATTATCTTCTAATTGCCTGCATTGGCTTCTTTGCAACCGGAATTGGTTTCTCTGGCGGCATGTATCTTGTCCCTCTTATGAATGGTGATGTGATCGACTACGATGAACTCCATACCGGTTTACGGAGAGAAGGGATCTATGCCGGCGTCAATAGCTTTATCACCAAGCCCGCGATCAGTTTGGCACAGTCCGCTTTCTTAACGATCATTACTGCTCTTGGTTATATTCAAAATGCCAAACAGGGAACCCAGTCACCTGCTGCAAAGTCAGGTTTACTCATCGGCTGGATGTTAATTCCTGCAATCCTACTTTTCATCTGTTCCATCTGTATGATGGCTTATCCACTAAAAGGTGACGACTGGAAAGGAAAGAAAGAACAGCTTAAAAAGTCTCATGCTAAAAAGGAAGCGCTCTATACCTCCAACAATAATCTAAATTCGAAGAATGAATGA
- a CDS encoding radical SAM, pyruvate-formate lyase-activating enzyme like, with protein sequence MSENEMICKVCMHQCHLREGQIGRCRARKNENGISTPINYGRITSIALDPIEKKPLACFYPGSMILSVGSFGCNLNCPFCQNDAIAMAGQTEVESFFVTPEQLAKEAYAHKKEGNIGVAFTYNEPLVGYEFVRDTAKLVHEYKMKNVVVTNGSISKEAAKEFLPYIDAYNIDLKGFTQDYYDKLGGSLDYVKGFIALAAEHAHVEITTLIVPGENDSKEEIRNLAVWIASIDPDMPLHLTRFFPRRNMKEKDPTDVDLLYELQKEAKKYLNRVFVGNV encoded by the coding sequence ATGAGTGAAAATGAAATGATCTGTAAGGTCTGTATGCATCAATGTCATTTAAGGGAAGGGCAGATCGGTCGATGTAGAGCTAGAAAGAATGAAAATGGTATCAGTACACCGATCAATTACGGTCGCATTACCAGTATTGCCTTAGATCCCATCGAGAAAAAGCCACTTGCCTGTTTTTATCCTGGGAGTATGATCTTATCAGTTGGAAGTTTCGGATGTAATCTAAATTGTCCATTTTGCCAGAATGACGCAATCGCAATGGCTGGACAGACAGAGGTGGAGTCTTTCTTTGTTACTCCGGAACAATTGGCAAAGGAGGCGTATGCTCATAAGAAAGAAGGAAATATCGGTGTTGCATTTACTTATAATGAACCATTGGTTGGATACGAGTTTGTTCGGGATACGGCAAAGCTTGTTCATGAATATAAAATGAAGAATGTGGTCGTTACAAATGGATCGATTTCCAAAGAGGCAGCGAAAGAATTCCTGCCCTATATCGATGCTTATAATATCGATTTGAAGGGTTTTACACAGGATTATTATGATAAGCTGGGAGGAAGTTTAGACTATGTAAAGGGATTTATTGCATTAGCAGCGGAGCATGCACATGTGGAGATTACGACCTTGATCGTTCCAGGTGAAAATGATTCGAAAGAAGAAATCAGAAATCTTGCTGTCTGGATCGCATCAATAGATCCTGATATGCCGCTTCATTTAACGAGATTTTTCCCAAGAAGAAACATGAAAGAGAAAGATCCAACCGATGTTGATTTATTATATGAATTACAAAAAGAGGCAAAGAAGTATTTAAATCGCGTATTTGTAGGAAATGTATGA
- a CDS encoding 8-oxoguanine-DNA-glycosylase, with translation MYQIQVEHFNIEQICYSGQCFRMRKNKRGYFEVVAFDRYLELKQEDQLVTFLCTKEEYEIYWQSYFSLDEDYDVIVKQIDKKDHYMTAAMNYGWGIRILKQDLWEMIISFLISQQNNIPRIQKCIQTICERYGEEKQNAYNEPYYTFPTPKSLAVRTENELRDCNLGYRAKYIRSVAQTVATDDFSLSLLSKLPYEEAKEELLKLYGIGIKVSECICLYGLHHLDAFPVDTHIKHVLDGNYKHGFPFEKYRGVAGVFQQYAFYYDLKPQIEKEANLK, from the coding sequence ATGTATCAAATACAAGTGGAGCATTTTAATATTGAGCAAATTTGTTATTCTGGCCAGTGTTTTCGTATGCGAAAGAATAAACGAGGCTATTTTGAAGTGGTTGCCTTTGACCGCTATCTGGAATTAAAACAAGAGGATCAATTAGTAACCTTCCTATGCACAAAAGAAGAATATGAGATATACTGGCAATCCTATTTTTCCTTAGATGAAGATTATGATGTGATTGTAAAACAGATTGATAAAAAGGATCATTATATGACTGCTGCCATGAACTATGGGTGGGGAATCCGCATCTTAAAGCAGGACTTATGGGAAATGATCATCTCCTTTCTCATCAGTCAGCAAAATAATATTCCAAGAATTCAAAAGTGTATTCAAACTATCTGTGAACGATATGGAGAAGAAAAACAGAATGCTTATAACGAACCCTACTATACGTTTCCAACACCGAAGTCTCTCGCAGTCCGAACCGAAAACGAGTTAAGAGACTGCAATCTCGGCTACCGTGCGAAATATATACGTTCGGTTGCTCAGACAGTTGCAACTGATGATTTCTCTCTAAGTCTCTTATCTAAGCTTCCTTATGAAGAGGCAAAAGAGGAACTACTGAAACTATATGGTATCGGAATTAAAGTGTCGGAATGTATTTGCCTCTATGGGCTTCACCATCTGGATGCGTTTCCTGTAGATACCCACATCAAACATGTATTAGATGGGAACTATAAACACGGATTTCCGTTTGAGAAATACCGTGGCGTAGCCGGCGTCTTTCAACAATATGCCTTTTACTATGATCTTAAACCACAAATAGAAAAAGAGGCTAACCTCAAATGA
- a CDS encoding histone acetyltransferase HPA2 → MGKIRVIEAKDNKVIESIIRTCLIEFGADHEGTAWADPDLGRFFEIYQETGTRYWVAEDESGKIVAGVGIGKLAGTDSVCELQKMYCMKEARGSGIAHQLIQEALSFAGQYYQECYLETLENMKAARRFYHKYGFKRVDQPFAETGHFACDVRMIRSL, encoded by the coding sequence ATGGGTAAAATCAGAGTAATAGAAGCAAAAGATAATAAAGTGATCGAATCCATTATAAGAACTTGCTTGATCGAGTTTGGTGCGGATCATGAGGGAACGGCTTGGGCGGATCCTGATCTGGGGCGTTTTTTTGAAATTTATCAGGAAACGGGAACAAGATATTGGGTAGCAGAAGATGAATCTGGTAAAATCGTTGCTGGCGTGGGAATTGGAAAATTAGCTGGGACTGATTCTGTCTGTGAGTTACAGAAGATGTACTGTATGAAAGAAGCAAGAGGGAGTGGGATCGCTCATCAATTAATACAGGAGGCATTATCTTTCGCAGGACAGTATTATCAAGAGTGTTATCTGGAGACATTAGAGAATATGAAGGCAGCCAGACGATTTTATCATAAATATGGATTTAAGCGAGTTGATCAGCCATTCGCTGAGACTGGACATTTTGCTTGCGATGTTCGTATGATCCGAAGTTTATAG
- a CDS encoding hydrolases of the alpha/beta superfamily, which yields MIIISIILFIFLALMFLISYILLRKTSHPKFFTTEETIEIEKGKGYLTNYFDLPKEDYTISSYDGYELHCTYIPAASDQQKVIIVTHGHTYSKWGSVKYLMLFRDLGYHAIIYDDRGHGDNQPAPITMGYKEQKDLMCVIEDTRRRFGENCYIGLHGESMGSAISLQVLASHPPIHFVVSDCGYSDLIFFTKMFAHVNYHIPGLLIDLASILSRLLYGYWLSQVSPISTLSDNKIPICFIHGASDTFIDPCNAVRMYQADAGYKELHIFPNAGHAESYATAPEEYTKIVHDFINKVESEDGFNEYKKA from the coding sequence ATGATCATCATAAGCATCATTCTATTCATTTTCCTAGCTCTTATGTTTCTCATCTCTTATATCCTGCTTCGCAAGACCTCTCATCCAAAGTTCTTTACAACCGAAGAAACGATCGAGATTGAGAAAGGAAAAGGTTACCTAACAAATTATTTTGATCTTCCTAAAGAAGATTACACGATCTCCTCCTATGACGGCTATGAACTACATTGTACTTACATTCCCGCCGCATCCGACCAGCAGAAAGTGATCATTGTCACACATGGACATACCTACTCAAAATGGGGAAGTGTCAAATATCTCATGTTGTTTCGCGACCTCGGATACCACGCCATAATCTATGATGATCGCGGACATGGCGATAATCAACCAGCTCCGATTACCATGGGTTATAAAGAGCAAAAAGATCTCATGTGCGTCATCGAGGATACCAGAAGACGATTCGGCGAGAATTGCTACATCGGCCTTCATGGTGAATCAATGGGAAGTGCGATCTCCTTACAAGTGTTAGCTTCACATCCCCCTATTCATTTTGTGGTGTCCGATTGTGGCTATTCTGATCTTATCTTCTTTACCAAAATGTTCGCTCATGTAAATTATCATATTCCCGGATTGCTCATTGATCTTGCCAGTATCTTAAGTAGACTTCTCTATGGATACTGGCTCAGTCAAGTAAGTCCGATCTCTACCCTATCCGATAATAAGATTCCCATCTGTTTTATTCATGGTGCATCGGATACCTTTATTGATCCTTGTAATGCCGTTCGCATGTATCAAGCAGATGCAGGATACAAAGAACTACATATCTTCCCCAATGCAGGGCATGCAGAATCCTATGCCACGGCTCCTGAAGAATACACTAAGATCGTTCATGATTTTATTAACAAAGTTGAAAGTGAGGATGGTTTTAATGAGTACAAGAAAGCATGA